One window of the Asticcacaulis sp. SL142 genome contains the following:
- a CDS encoding cell division protein ZapA gives MAEVTVRVNNKPYTVGCADGQEGRVQELARLFDEHVEMVVGDVGSIGEVRLFLMAALLMIDEMQDLKVQLEEQQSATARMSAGAHEMERRAAFAITDAAERLEKLVADKA, from the coding sequence ATGGCTGAGGTCACGGTTCGCGTCAACAATAAGCCCTATACGGTTGGCTGCGCTGACGGTCAGGAAGGCCGCGTTCAGGAACTGGCGCGGTTGTTTGATGAACATGTCGAAATGGTTGTGGGCGATGTCGGCTCGATCGGGGAGGTGCGCCTGTTTCTGATGGCGGCATTGCTGATGATCGATGAAATGCAGGACCTTAAGGTGCAATTAGAAGAACAACAATCAGCCACGGCGCGTATGTCGGCGGGGGCCCACGAAATGGAACGCCGCGCCGCTTTTGCGATCACCGATGCGGCCGAACGGTTGGAAAAGCTGGTTGCGGATAAGGCATAA